The Cohnella abietis genome has a segment encoding these proteins:
- a CDS encoding sensor histidine kinase translates to MKRVWTWILKPIQYIKRSFYRKMLLAFFAVIVLTVTSLGVNFYIETSANIKKSEISNMDRATEQAVQTLQLQMGNIKNDAWGFFGDEELQIAYRDIYENLEKIEYFSYKFLFMQNSNALVQIITVNDKENITRIKVMASNNYVEDRDLFESEKARLNQIALSNNGKESWVLTDVYDKQKKQMFQTIAYTQALKDVYADFQPVLGSMIIILSFDKLQIWLNDLKIQDHGEFYLVNKQDSQIILSTEMENIGSLLFQEANLMKWNDHNDEPYAYVTDQGGKSLVFYRSVANTDWILVGKVPVSVLLEEVNALAQRTIIIGFACLLIAMLLASLLSSRVLVPIRRLRVGMRQIQQGKYKVSIPVETNDEIGFFVVSFNKMAMEIDQLIKKVYETELNKKDAEIKALQSQINPHFLYNTLGTIESLAAVQGEDKSIQEICCSLAQMMRYNVNGGSFSTFAEEIQQIKQYLKIQQIRYGARLQYEIEVEPELESVRIPKLLFQPIVENSIIHGIEGLRRGGQIRIKAVAQNELDIVITVKDNGLGMKEERLEKLQTDLAEVSIRDFSLDREQRSIGIVNAHERLKLIYGEVYGLTIESELSKGTEVSIRLMKTVV, encoded by the coding sequence ATGAAAAGGGTTTGGACATGGATACTTAAGCCAATTCAATACATCAAGCGATCCTTTTATAGGAAGATGCTCCTGGCTTTTTTTGCTGTGATTGTGTTAACGGTTACATCTTTAGGTGTGAACTTCTATATTGAAACCTCCGCGAATATTAAGAAAAGTGAAATATCGAATATGGATCGTGCAACTGAGCAAGCAGTTCAAACCTTACAATTACAAATGGGAAACATTAAAAATGATGCTTGGGGTTTCTTTGGGGATGAGGAGCTTCAAATCGCGTATAGAGATATATATGAGAATTTAGAAAAGATAGAGTACTTTAGTTATAAGTTTCTATTCATGCAGAATAGCAATGCGCTAGTTCAAATTATCACGGTAAATGATAAGGAAAATATTACACGTATTAAGGTGATGGCATCGAACAACTATGTCGAAGATCGAGATCTCTTTGAAAGTGAGAAGGCGAGGCTTAATCAGATTGCGTTAAGTAATAATGGCAAGGAGTCTTGGGTACTAACCGATGTCTATGATAAACAGAAAAAACAAATGTTCCAAACGATCGCCTATACACAAGCATTAAAAGATGTATATGCAGATTTTCAGCCCGTTCTGGGCAGCATGATTATTATTCTATCATTCGATAAGCTACAAATTTGGTTGAACGATTTAAAGATTCAAGATCATGGTGAATTCTATTTGGTGAATAAGCAGGATAGCCAAATTATTCTAAGCACGGAGATGGAGAATATCGGATCTCTTTTGTTTCAAGAAGCAAATTTAATGAAATGGAATGATCATAATGATGAGCCTTATGCATACGTAACCGATCAAGGCGGGAAATCCTTGGTCTTCTATCGAAGCGTAGCCAATACAGATTGGATTCTGGTTGGGAAGGTTCCTGTTTCTGTATTATTGGAGGAAGTCAATGCTTTGGCCCAAAGAACCATCATCATTGGATTTGCTTGTTTATTGATCGCGATGCTCTTAGCGAGCTTATTATCTTCACGTGTGCTGGTACCTATCAGACGTTTGAGAGTAGGCATGAGACAGATCCAGCAGGGAAAGTATAAAGTCTCTATACCTGTGGAAACGAATGACGAGATCGGATTTTTTGTCGTTAGCTTTAACAAGATGGCGATGGAAATTGATCAACTCATTAAGAAGGTTTATGAAACGGAGTTGAATAAAAAGGATGCTGAGATCAAAGCACTACAGTCTCAAATAAATCCTCACTTTCTATACAATACATTGGGTACAATTGAAAGCTTAGCAGCCGTTCAAGGGGAGGACAAAAGCATTCAGGAAATTTGTTGTTCTCTGGCGCAAATGATGCGCTATAACGTGAACGGTGGTAGCTTCTCTACTTTTGCTGAGGAAATTCAACAGATTAAGCAATATCTTAAGATTCAGCAGATTCGTTATGGAGCTCGTTTACAGTACGAGATTGAGGTGGAGCCTGAGCTGGAATCTGTGCGGATTCCCAAGCTGTTATTTCAGCCTATTGTTGAAAATAGCATTATTCATGGTATAGAGGGCTTGCGGAGAGGGGGGCAAATCCGGATAAAAGCAGTAGCTCAGAATGAGCTGGATATTGTCATAACGGTTAAGGATAATGGTCTCGGCATGAAAGAGGAGCGACTCGAAAAGTTACAAACCGATCTTGCGGAGGTTTCGATACGTGATTTTTCATTGGACCGTGAACAACGTTCAATTGGTATCGTTAATGCCCATGAACGTCTGA